AGCACCTGCCATTTCCTATGCTGCTGCTCCTGCCATATCCTATGCAGCACCCGCTGTTTCCGCTGTTAAAGTAGCTGCCGCGCCCGCCATTTCCTATGCTGCTGCTCCCGCCATATCCTATGCAGCACCCGCTGTTTCCGCTGTTAAAGTAGCTGCCGCGCCCGCCATTTCCTATGCTGCTGCTCCTGCCATATCTTATGCAGCACCCGCTGTTTCCGCCGTTAAAGTAGCTGCCGCGCCCGCCATTTCGTATGCTGCTGCTCCTGCCATTTCCTACGCTGCTGCACCTGCCATCTCAGTAGGGTATGGCCATGGTGGTTTTGGTTATGGTCATGGTTTTGGCTATGGCGGTCATCATTAAGTTTCTTTAGTCCAGAAACCATCATCGCCCTCAGCAAAATCTACTACTTATGAAACATTGAAAGCCGCCGTGTTAATTTTGCCAATCACGATTAACGAACTTTagtcaataattttgttttatgtttttaaaatattcatcttAATTTTAAGATTATCAAATCGAGGAACACCAAAAGATCAATTATTTCCCAAAACGTTTGCAGAaagaatcaaaaatatatatatttttatatttaaagtaaaaaaattctaattcttATTTTAAGCTCTAACTTTATTATGTTTCAATTTAACCGCCTTTTCTTTGCTCCAacctttttttagttatttttaaattaacggCAAGGAAAAAAGttcatgtaaatatataaattggaacacaaaaacaaatagcaGAGCCGAGATCTCTTGTATTTTGATTATATAGTTCGTATGTTTAGAAAACAATTTAGAAATCTTAAtgttaatggaaaaaaataataaaaagtaactgaacttttttcaaaaacctcttgaattttatttaataggaAGGTATCAAAAAAGAAGATTTGttggtctatagattagactatagattttaaCTGACAATACtattgactataaaatagactaaactatagactatagactagactgttgacaagattatagactcaCTTCTTGATCACACTTAGacgagactagactagactaggctatacttTAGACCCGACTAAtgagtagaatatagactaaaatatattatagactaagacagtagagtatagactagactatagactagactatagactagactatagactatactatagactaaacaatagactaaactatagattatactatagactagacaatactagactatagactagactatagactagactctagactagactataggctagactctagactagactatagactagactctaaactagactatagacttgactatagactagactctagactagactatagactagactctagactagactctagactagactatagactagactctagactagactatagactagactctagactagactatagactagactatagactagactatatactagactatagactatactatagactagactacagactagactctagactagactatatactagactatagactagaccatatactagactataggcaaaactatagactagactatagactagactatagactagactatagactatactatagactagactatagactagactatagactagactatagactagactaaagactagactatagactagactagactatagactagactatagactagactatagaatagactatagactagactatagactagactatagactagactatagactagactatagactagactatagactagactatagactagactatagactagactatagactagactatagactagactatagactagactatagactagactatagactagactatagactagactatagactagactatagactagactatagactagactatagactagactatagactagactagactatagactagactatagactagactatagactagactatagactagactacagactagactatagactagactatagagactagactatagactagactatagactatactatagactagactatagactagactatagactagactatagactagactatagactagactatagactagactatagactagactatagactagactatagactagactatagactagactatagactagactatagactagactatagactagactatagactagactatagactagactatagactagactatagactagactatagactagactatagactagactatagactagactatagactagactatagactagactatagactagactatagactagactatagactagactatagactagactatagactagactatagactagactatagactagaccatagactaaactatagactagactatagactagactatagactagactatagaatggactatagaatggactatagaatggactatagactaaactgtaaactaaaatatagactaggctgtagactagactataggctagactatagattagactatagactagactataggatagactagactatagactagactataggctagactatagactagactatagacaagactataggctagactatagacaagactataggctagactatagacaagactataggctagactggactatatactgcactatagactagactacagactagaccatagactatagacaagactatacactagactataggcattAACCTGTACTATTttttgactaaagactagacttgacaataaactagaatgtagacaagaacatagactagaccatatgaGTCTAtgtactaaaatatgaaatttaaactcATTCCTTTTAATCACTTGTATTGTATTATGTcaagtatatattttaaatatttctacagtaaataaatttaaaataaacaaattgacaaaaccaaaacaatgtaaataaattaaaataaattaaagaaaatgctaaaaaaggTTAGATGACATTTTTGGGTgctaaatatatttagaaacTGTTAGATCTAGCACTAAAAGTGGGTAATTGTTAACACTGACAGTTAGGAAATTTTACAAGATTTTTATGAATCAAATATCTTTTGAGCAAAATTGTTATAGGGTTGGGTGTAAAATTgaactttttacacaaaatctctttattgttaataaatcttataaaattaatgtgttaggttaggttgataggaggatgtatactacaccAAATCCGAAggaatacacctaggccactatcggacctgttgtgcgctccaattaGTGTGTTAGTAAAGAGAAATATCGAAACTCTCTCGAATTCTAAAGACTTGGGTGTATGGTTGGTTCACAAAATAACCTCTTTCAAAAGTCATCCTCGATTGTTATTTGACAAGGTTTTATTGGTGTATATATATCAGATTCgttcttaaacaaatatgttattaaaacaaaaaaaactattatttttcacacaaaatatctGTCTGCGATGATCACTTCTTCATGTTTAACATAAACACGAGTAACTGAAAAGTTTTGTTTGCGATCGTAAAGACTTTTTAATTT
The window above is part of the Lucilia cuprina isolate Lc7/37 chromosome 6, ASM2204524v1, whole genome shotgun sequence genome. Proteins encoded here:
- the LOC111689194 gene encoding cuticle protein 16.5-like, whose amino-acid sequence is MKFLILFALIAATAAHPGIYGGLGGLGHGYGLGGGISYAAPAVSYAAPAVSYAAPAVTYAAAAPVVKAVAAAPAISYAAPAPAVVKAVASPIISYTTYVESNSPGSKTIEVAAPAVKVAAAPAISYAAAPAISYAAPAVSAVKVAAAPAISYAAAPAISYAAPAVSAVKVAAAPAISYAAAPAISYAAPAVSAVKVAAAPAISYAAAPAISYAAAPAISVGYGHGGFGYGHGFGYGGHH